In Fodinibius saliphilus, a genomic segment contains:
- a CDS encoding alpha-ketoacid dehydrogenase subunit alpha/beta has product MPTNKEAEKELPAVVDSVDWKRVAELMLTSRAMDDKEENELVPNKDVLYQFSARGHELGQILLGSQLSHKHDAASAYYRSRPLMLSLGLGLENAMAAPMAKSGGYSDGRDIGVVCNKPGLDGPTVLPMAGDVGSQYTPAIGWAQGIQYHRQTLEQEEYDRAISVVLGGEGSVATNGFWSALTIATTQDLPILFYIEDNGYGISVPGEFQTPGGNIAKNLYSFKNIRIFDGDGTDPVEAADLLNQSVNYVRDRKGPALIHLTMPRLNGHSYQDNQAYKSEELIEKEREADPLDNVKSFLVPEYFTEEDWSTVEVKAKQNIEEAADAALSRSEPDPEETTRYAFEEENEDGTADLQLIGGLATSGHTFPESSQTPNPGKQRINIVEAIRKTLDYELETNPKVMVFGEDVGAKGGVHAATMGLQTAHGESRVFDTSLSEEGIIGRSVGLAYSGLMPVAEIQFRKYADPATEQLNNCGTIRWRTANKFAAPIVVRMPGGFAKCGDPWHSLCNEVFFAHAVGWQLVMPSNAQDAVGLLRSAMRSNNPTIFFEHRNLLDAKYARRPYPGDKYIVPLGKANKLRDGKEVTIVTWGAMCEQCEKAAEQTDIDAEILDLRSIMPWDKKAVIESVQKTNRCLIVHEDTKTAGFGAEISAVLSKEAFKYLDAPIERLTMPDIPVPHNVNLMDAVLPNVEKITTKLNTLVSF; this is encoded by the coding sequence ATGCCAACGAATAAAGAAGCAGAAAAAGAACTACCGGCCGTTGTTGATTCAGTTGATTGGAAACGTGTAGCTGAGCTTATGCTCACCTCTCGTGCAATGGACGATAAAGAAGAAAATGAGCTTGTTCCTAATAAGGATGTCCTTTATCAGTTTTCTGCACGGGGACATGAATTGGGACAGATATTGCTGGGGTCACAACTTAGTCATAAACATGATGCTGCCAGTGCTTACTATCGTTCTCGTCCATTGATGTTATCACTAGGGCTGGGGCTGGAAAATGCGATGGCTGCTCCGATGGCAAAATCTGGTGGATACAGCGATGGCCGTGATATAGGTGTAGTCTGTAATAAACCGGGACTTGACGGACCTACGGTATTGCCAATGGCAGGAGATGTAGGCTCACAATATACACCTGCTATCGGCTGGGCCCAAGGTATTCAATATCATAGACAGACGCTAGAACAGGAGGAGTATGATCGTGCTATTTCAGTAGTGTTGGGTGGCGAAGGATCGGTGGCTACCAACGGCTTTTGGTCGGCATTAACAATTGCTACTACCCAAGATTTACCCATCCTTTTTTATATTGAAGATAATGGATACGGAATATCTGTACCCGGTGAGTTTCAAACACCCGGAGGGAACATTGCGAAGAACCTGTATTCATTTAAAAATATCCGCATCTTTGACGGTGATGGTACAGATCCGGTTGAGGCTGCCGATTTGCTTAATCAGTCAGTAAATTATGTGAGAGACCGCAAAGGACCGGCCCTGATTCACTTAACAATGCCCCGACTCAACGGTCATTCTTATCAAGACAATCAAGCCTATAAATCAGAAGAACTTATAGAGAAAGAACGTGAGGCTGATCCACTTGATAATGTGAAATCATTCTTGGTTCCTGAGTACTTTACAGAAGAGGATTGGAGTACTGTAGAAGTAAAGGCCAAACAAAATATTGAAGAAGCTGCCGACGCTGCATTGTCGCGTTCAGAGCCCGATCCTGAAGAGACAACACGTTACGCATTTGAAGAAGAAAATGAAGATGGAACTGCAGACCTCCAGCTTATAGGTGGTTTGGCTACTTCTGGGCATACTTTCCCCGAGAGCTCCCAAACTCCGAACCCGGGTAAACAGCGTATCAACATTGTTGAAGCTATTCGTAAGACTTTGGATTATGAGCTGGAAACCAATCCCAAAGTTATGGTTTTTGGTGAGGATGTAGGGGCAAAAGGAGGTGTCCATGCTGCAACGATGGGACTTCAGACGGCTCATGGAGAATCTCGTGTTTTTGATACAAGCCTTTCAGAAGAAGGTATTATAGGCCGTTCGGTAGGCTTGGCTTACTCTGGCCTTATGCCAGTAGCAGAAATACAATTTCGCAAGTATGCTGATCCAGCTACAGAACAGTTAAACAATTGCGGTACTATTCGATGGCGTACAGCTAACAAATTTGCAGCGCCTATTGTGGTACGCATGCCTGGCGGTTTTGCAAAGTGCGGAGATCCCTGGCACAGTCTCTGTAATGAGGTGTTTTTTGCCCATGCTGTTGGGTGGCAGTTGGTGATGCCCAGTAACGCCCAAGATGCTGTTGGGTTACTCCGTTCAGCGATGCGTAGTAATAATCCTACTATATTTTTTGAACATCGAAATCTATTAGACGCTAAATATGCACGACGGCCATATCCCGGTGATAAATATATTGTTCCTCTTGGTAAAGCAAATAAGTTGCGTGACGGTAAAGAAGTTACCATTGTTACATGGGGAGCCATGTGTGAACAATGTGAAAAAGCTGCAGAGCAAACAGATATAGACGCTGAAATATTAGATCTTCGTTCAATTATGCCTTGGGATAAGAAAGCCGTAATTGAGTCGGTTCAAAAGACTAATCGCTGTCTTATTGTCCATGAAGATACAAAAACAGCTGGTTTTGGTGCTGAGATAAGTGCAGTTCTTTCAAAAGAAGCATTTAAATATTTAGATGCTCCTATTGAACGGCTAACGATGCCTGATATTCCTGTACCTCATAATGTGAACCTTATGGATGCTGTCTTGCCAAATGTGGAAAAAATAACTACGAAGTTGAATACATTGGTAAGCTTCTAA
- a CDS encoding histidine kinase dimerization/phosphoacceptor domain -containing protein — MKLSTKLFISFSVVIVLVGGIGITSSYISEAVKDQVTAESEQAIDEIELAGELGLQLYQSLTRTQYLLEDQYRKSLSMSFSRGNKTREALVENINESLNQFRQTIKKTRERIKKEPANIFENREPPKDGVEVLNKLEKKFSIYSSLIEQLQNISPDNYKDQKEFFTVTIEPYFRTNLLPLIEKGREKIQNNHQREIASLNSQLDRIGYMLLIATIVSIVIAVILTFFLYRSIANPIKKIAAAAKSIGEGNLDKRIDYNSKDELGELSETFDHMAESLSKTTVSRDYVDSIIEAMADLLVVTDADFNITRVNSAGIDMLESKEKQLLQKPVHTIFEGPMEEFLAENGESSSKGHDAMLIGNEECDVSIPVSVSKGVIRSGNNAIKGYVIVASDISAEKEAQQKISRSLREKEVLLAEIHHRVKNNLAVISGLLQMQMWDTENEFAISALQQSQLRVRSIALVHENLYQSESLSHIEFDTFTEDLVASIKDSYLEDGVIINTDIADIVLTVSQAIPCSLIINELIFNAFKDGKEAAITLEMKREEEEIHFTITDNGTGIKEESFDSGSLRISLLEVLANQLNARLNIEKENGIKITICFSPEETDPQADGNLSFG, encoded by the coding sequence ATGAAATTAAGCACAAAATTATTTATAAGTTTCTCTGTTGTAATCGTTCTCGTCGGAGGTATAGGTATAACTTCGTCATACATTAGTGAGGCTGTAAAAGATCAGGTTACCGCTGAGAGCGAACAAGCCATTGACGAGATTGAACTCGCCGGTGAGTTGGGTTTACAACTGTATCAAAGCTTGACGAGAACCCAATATTTACTAGAAGACCAGTATCGCAAAAGTTTGTCGATGAGTTTTAGCAGGGGTAATAAAACCCGAGAAGCATTGGTTGAGAATATTAATGAATCACTTAACCAATTTCGTCAAACCATCAAGAAAACAAGAGAACGTATTAAAAAAGAGCCAGCCAATATTTTTGAAAATAGAGAACCACCCAAAGATGGAGTGGAGGTGCTTAATAAGCTGGAAAAAAAATTTAGTATCTATAGTTCACTGATCGAACAGCTACAGAATATCAGTCCAGATAATTATAAAGATCAGAAAGAGTTTTTCACGGTTACAATTGAGCCGTATTTTCGAACTAATTTACTACCTCTTATTGAAAAAGGACGCGAGAAGATTCAAAATAATCATCAGCGCGAGATTGCATCTTTAAATAGCCAGTTAGACCGTATTGGCTATATGCTGCTGATAGCAACAATCGTCTCGATTGTTATTGCGGTTATATTAACATTCTTTCTGTACCGTTCTATTGCCAATCCAATTAAAAAGATTGCTGCTGCAGCAAAAAGTATTGGAGAGGGTAACCTTGATAAACGTATCGATTATAATTCAAAAGATGAGTTAGGGGAACTCAGTGAAACGTTTGATCATATGGCCGAAAGCCTGAGTAAAACTACCGTTTCCAGAGATTATGTAGATAGTATTATAGAGGCTATGGCTGATCTACTTGTCGTAACAGATGCCGACTTTAATATAACTCGTGTTAACTCTGCGGGTATAGATATGTTAGAATCTAAGGAAAAGCAACTGCTACAAAAGCCCGTTCATACAATATTTGAAGGCCCAATGGAAGAATTTTTGGCAGAGAATGGTGAAAGTAGTAGTAAGGGACATGATGCTATGTTAATAGGTAATGAAGAGTGTGATGTTTCTATTCCTGTTAGTGTTTCTAAAGGTGTTATCAGAAGTGGTAATAATGCAATAAAGGGATATGTTATTGTTGCAAGTGATATAAGTGCTGAAAAAGAAGCCCAACAAAAGATCAGTCGTTCTTTAAGGGAAAAAGAAGTACTGTTAGCTGAAATTCATCATCGCGTAAAAAATAATTTGGCTGTTATTTCGGGATTGTTACAGATGCAGATGTGGGATACAGAAAATGAGTTTGCTATTTCTGCTTTACAACAGAGCCAGCTTCGGGTACGAAGTATAGCCCTTGTCCATGAAAATTTATATCAGTCAGAAAGCCTATCACATATAGAGTTTGATACCTTCACTGAAGATCTTGTTGCTTCTATTAAAGATTCATATTTAGAAGATGGTGTCATAATCAATACTGATATCGCGGATATTGTTCTAACAGTAAGTCAGGCTATTCCTTGTTCATTAATTATTAATGAATTGATTTTTAATGCTTTTAAGGATGGTAAAGAAGCTGCTATTACTTTAGAAATGAAAAGAGAGGAAGAAGAAATCCACTTTACAATAACAGACAATGGCACTGGAATTAAAGAAGAGAGTTTTGATTCTGGCTCACTGCGTATTTCGTTACTTGAGGTATTGGCAAATCAATTGAATGCTCGCTTAAATATTGAAAAAGAAAATGGAATTAAGATTACAATCTGTTTCTCTCCTGAAGAAACTGATCCCCAGGCCGATGGCAACCTGAGTTTCGGATAA
- a CDS encoding two-component regulator propeller domain-containing protein, translating into MYKTFYIFLLLFGIPAVGLTQHFDFKIYSVNNGLPQAQVHDMVQTSDGFIWMATNGGGLSRFDGNTFKTYTTEDGLRNNAVQNIYEDSKGRLWVANYPGGVVTFEKDSLVNPFPQDSLTQYEVWQINEFNNEVWFGTYAGGIFILKEEGGEFQRIQKKDGLVSNSIWDFKQFNDSTIWVATQHGVSVLREGEITNYTVEDGLSGSKVYQITEDQEGNKWFATSDGISIWDGEEFRSVKKINGVDLGYVFDVKTATDGDVWIGTESKGVFVFDGSTYRHFTRENGLSSNYIYTFFEDAENNMWIATDENGVNLYRGDAFKFYGENFGVSSDGILSVTVDSKDVIWLGTEKGIDSFDGEKITHHPLPEKYAESYVWEIEELPNGNLLLLMPDNTLLEYDGNRYQNFTKEHGLKQWFIYDVFIDSQDIFWLATDYGIIRLNDGNIEHFTIEDGLVGNIVHHIYENHQGKLYIATTAGLGIYDGENWQKVTIKDGLGHNRINYITEDEKGNIWLGTASGVSVLEPRQSGEKYDITNFGKDEGMHLLDTHFVWFDKEGHLWQGTNGGLNRLNVPRFWETREMRLVHHKLFEEGLGAEFNFKAVAEESAGSAWFGSMEGVMKLDISKLNNSSKSTPLNVYITGIRRNAKTVKWENYDTDVNYETGRLLFPSVTFPHGEHTYTFSFSGLNYRKPENMEYRYKMKGFEDGWSPLSSSSTATYTNLEPGDYTLMIQAVGGSPKRESKITTYQFSVAYPFWQTYWFYALVSVSLIGLIYGYIRVRLGMLEKNRLQELVDERTKDLQEALGEKEVLIKEIHHRVKNNLAVISGLLELQQGYSEDGFSRRVLSESQRRVQSISMIHEKLYQSERLAEINFKKYVKEFIDIVAYSFNYTEKDITVDVDVGDFKLGVDQGIPCGLILNELVSNAYEHAFKNQDTGRIQIKMEEDEEHNIKLIIADNGQGLPEDFDISKSDSLGLSLIDTLSMQLKGDFEFRNTGNGAEFELVFEKKQAPLKVPTEN; encoded by the coding sequence ATGTATAAGACATTTTATATTTTCTTATTATTGTTTGGGATACCTGCTGTTGGGTTGACCCAACACTTCGATTTTAAAATCTATTCTGTGAATAATGGCCTCCCTCAGGCACAAGTTCATGATATGGTTCAAACCAGTGATGGTTTTATCTGGATGGCTACAAATGGAGGTGGGTTAAGTCGATTCGACGGGAATACGTTCAAAACTTATACTACCGAAGACGGGTTACGTAACAACGCTGTACAAAATATATATGAAGATTCTAAGGGAAGACTTTGGGTAGCTAATTATCCGGGTGGGGTAGTAACATTTGAAAAAGATAGTCTAGTAAATCCTTTTCCTCAAGACTCCCTGACCCAGTACGAAGTATGGCAAATTAATGAATTTAATAATGAAGTTTGGTTCGGAACTTATGCCGGTGGAATTTTCATATTGAAAGAGGAAGGTGGAGAGTTCCAACGGATTCAGAAGAAAGATGGCTTAGTAAGCAATTCGATATGGGACTTCAAACAATTTAACGACAGTACTATTTGGGTTGCTACTCAGCATGGGGTTTCAGTATTGAGGGAAGGTGAGATCACAAATTATACTGTTGAAGATGGGTTGAGTGGTAGCAAAGTATATCAAATTACTGAAGATCAGGAAGGTAATAAGTGGTTCGCAACAAGCGATGGTATCTCTATATGGGATGGGGAAGAGTTTCGGTCGGTTAAAAAAATTAACGGTGTAGATTTAGGATATGTCTTTGATGTTAAAACAGCTACCGATGGAGATGTCTGGATAGGTACAGAAAGTAAAGGGGTCTTTGTTTTTGATGGCTCTACTTACAGGCATTTTACGCGAGAAAATGGTCTCAGCAGTAATTATATATACACATTTTTTGAAGATGCTGAGAATAACATGTGGATTGCAACGGACGAGAATGGGGTAAATCTTTATCGTGGTGATGCATTCAAATTCTATGGTGAAAATTTTGGAGTTTCCTCTGATGGTATTCTCAGTGTTACTGTCGACAGTAAAGATGTAATATGGTTAGGTACCGAAAAAGGAATAGATTCATTTGACGGAGAGAAGATAACCCACCATCCACTACCAGAAAAGTATGCCGAGAGTTATGTTTGGGAGATTGAGGAGTTACCTAATGGTAATTTGTTATTGTTGATGCCTGATAATACGCTGCTGGAGTATGATGGAAATAGATATCAAAATTTTACTAAAGAGCATGGTTTAAAACAATGGTTCATTTATGATGTTTTTATTGATTCTCAAGACATATTTTGGTTAGCGACAGACTATGGTATTATTCGCTTAAACGATGGTAACATTGAACACTTTACCATTGAAGATGGTTTGGTGGGTAATATTGTGCATCATATCTACGAAAATCATCAAGGAAAACTGTATATTGCGACTACGGCCGGTTTAGGTATTTATGATGGAGAAAATTGGCAAAAAGTGACCATCAAAGATGGTTTGGGGCATAACAGGATCAACTATATTACAGAAGATGAAAAGGGTAATATCTGGCTGGGAACTGCGTCTGGGGTCTCTGTATTGGAGCCTCGCCAATCAGGCGAAAAATATGATATTACCAATTTTGGGAAAGATGAAGGTATGCATTTGCTAGACACGCACTTTGTCTGGTTTGATAAGGAGGGGCACTTATGGCAGGGTACAAATGGGGGGCTAAATCGTCTCAATGTACCTAGATTTTGGGAGACCCGAGAAATGAGGTTGGTGCACCACAAGTTATTTGAAGAAGGCTTAGGAGCCGAATTTAATTTCAAAGCAGTGGCCGAAGAATCAGCTGGCAGTGCTTGGTTCGGGAGCATGGAAGGTGTTATGAAGTTAGATATTTCAAAACTTAATAACAGCAGTAAATCTACTCCTTTAAACGTTTATATTACCGGTATCAGGAGAAATGCTAAAACAGTTAAATGGGAGAATTACGATACTGATGTTAACTACGAAACTGGAAGGTTGCTCTTTCCATCTGTTACCTTTCCTCATGGTGAACATACCTATACTTTTTCTTTTTCGGGATTGAATTATCGTAAGCCTGAGAATATGGAGTACCGGTACAAAATGAAGGGGTTTGAAGATGGATGGTCTCCACTTTCCTCAAGTAGCACTGCTACTTATACAAACTTAGAACCTGGTGATTATACTTTGATGATTCAGGCGGTGGGCGGTTCCCCGAAAAGGGAGTCCAAGATTACAACATACCAGTTTTCAGTTGCATACCCCTTCTGGCAAACCTATTGGTTCTATGCTCTGGTTTCTGTGAGTTTAATTGGGCTTATATATGGATATATTCGAGTTCGTTTGGGAATGCTTGAAAAAAACAGGTTACAAGAACTTGTAGATGAACGGACAAAAGATCTGCAAGAAGCACTAGGTGAAAAGGAAGTATTAATTAAAGAGATTCACCATCGTGTTAAAAATAACCTTGCCGTAATATCAGGGCTTTTGGAGCTACAACAGGGATATTCAGAGGATGGGTTTTCAAGAAGGGTTCTTTCTGAAAGCCAGCGGCGGGTACAGTCGATTTCTATGATCCATGAAAAGTTGTACCAAAGTGAACGGCTTGCCGAGATTAATTTTAAAAAATACGTCAAGGAATTTATTGATATTGTAGCATACTCATTTAATTATACAGAAAAAGATATTACTGTAGATGTTGATGTAGGTGATTTTAAGCTGGGGGTAGATCAAGGAATACCTTGCGGGCTGATATTAAATGAGCTTGTGAGCAATGCTTACGAACATGCGTTTAAAAATCAGGATACGGGACGTATTCAAATAAAGATGGAGGAAGATGAAGAACACAATATTAAGCTTATCATAGCTGATAACGGGCAGGGATTACCCGAAGACTTTGATATTAGCAAAAGTGATAGCTTGGGACTGTCCCTCATAGATACCCTTTCCATGCAGCTGAAAGGTGATTTTGAATTCCGTAATACTGGAAACGGAGCAGAATTTGAGCTGGTGTTTGAAAAGAAGCAAGCTCCTTTAAAAGTACCGACAGAGAACTAA
- a CDS encoding two-component regulator propeller domain-containing protein gives MGKTCRVSRVLRKYFLIGLVIGLFPSISYSQQYNLESFSVNKGLPHSQVSDITQTTDGFVWIGTYGGGITKFDGKNFQNYSTQEGLKTNVTEVIYEDSKKNLWIGTHGHGPMKLEADSIVSVFDGLAIDTTTVLKISEPQENGEVWFGTIDAGVFIYDGNNLKKLTTDNGLIDNTVWDFWESSDGIIWLATQRGISRFDGKTFDNVTTEDGLSGTRTFEFMQAEDGRLWIATDSGISIWDGQGFSTIEKINGTRLGFVFDLLASSDGSIWIATDKDGIFKYKDGTFSQISTRNGLSENSIYELYEDRYNNIWIGTYNNGIDIYQGHFAKFYGREMGLSSQKVTSIYFDKNNRKWVGTFEGLSMQDGDIFKSLSLPQNIENRGEVWEIAELENGNLLFSMPNYMIYEYDGNTYQNYSERHNLPSLIPYELYVDKNNTVWIGSNKGVFHITGKGVEQYTTDTGLPSNVVYQVFEHNRYKWIATQGGISRFDGENFKNYTNKDGLHHQEVRFITSDDDENLWVGTSGGVSFLTVGENGTISSIENIKKSDGLKLTKTQLLWFDEEGHLWQGTNGGLHKINVAEFQRSGNVEIEHYRLSDVGIGVETNHKAIQKISPHKVWVGTMNGILELDTQKMHSKKGEIPVYITDIERNATSIKGSDFADILEYQFGRPVFQNLEFPYGQHTYTFNYLSPSFGSDTDITYRHKLKGFENKWSQPSEMTQATFTSLAPGDYTFQVQAIIGNSSQVVNEASVRFVVENPFWQTYWFYAVVFLAFVGLVYTYIQFRVHKIEKDRLKELVDEQTKDLTEALEEKEVLIKEIHHRVKNNLAVISGLLELQVGHTEDEFSSRILSESQRRVQSISMIHEKLYQSERLAEIKVEKYVKELISYISYSFNNPEKSIEVKTEIDEFKLGVDQGIPCGLILNELVSNAYEHAFKNSDQGIIQIKIQEDSNRNITFSVSDNGCGVDENYKEGHNQSLGLTLVETLCEQLNGNWKLENTGDGTRFVLHFKKEEASLRVPVS, from the coding sequence GTGGGAAAGACTTGCAGGGTATCTAGGGTTTTACGAAAGTATTTTCTAATAGGGTTAGTTATAGGGCTTTTCCCTTCTATTAGTTATAGTCAGCAATACAATCTTGAGAGTTTTTCTGTAAATAAAGGATTACCCCATAGCCAGGTTTCAGATATTACCCAAACAACGGATGGGTTTGTTTGGATTGGAACATATGGAGGTGGGATAACCAAGTTTGACGGAAAAAACTTTCAAAATTACTCAACACAAGAGGGCCTAAAAACGAATGTTACTGAAGTAATATATGAAGACAGTAAGAAAAATTTATGGATTGGCACACATGGCCATGGTCCAATGAAGTTGGAAGCAGATTCTATAGTTTCCGTTTTTGATGGTTTAGCAATTGATACTACTACTGTTTTAAAAATTAGTGAACCCCAAGAGAATGGAGAGGTATGGTTCGGTACAATAGATGCCGGAGTTTTTATATATGACGGTAATAATCTTAAAAAGTTAACAACGGATAATGGCTTAATAGATAATACTGTTTGGGATTTTTGGGAATCATCAGATGGAATTATCTGGCTGGCTACGCAACGTGGGATTTCAAGATTTGACGGGAAAACGTTTGATAATGTTACAACAGAAGATGGCCTTAGCGGTACTAGGACCTTCGAATTTATGCAAGCAGAAGATGGAAGATTGTGGATCGCTACTGATAGTGGGATTAGTATTTGGGATGGACAAGGTTTTTCAACAATCGAAAAGATTAACGGAACCAGGTTAGGCTTTGTTTTTGATCTGTTAGCCAGTTCTGATGGTAGCATCTGGATTGCTACTGATAAAGACGGGATATTTAAATATAAAGATGGTACGTTTTCTCAAATTTCTACCAGAAATGGGTTAAGTGAGAATTCCATTTATGAGCTTTATGAAGATAGGTACAATAATATCTGGATAGGTACTTATAACAACGGAATAGATATTTACCAGGGCCATTTTGCCAAATTTTATGGTAGAGAAATGGGATTAAGCTCTCAAAAAGTTACGAGCATCTATTTTGATAAAAACAACAGGAAGTGGGTTGGTACTTTTGAGGGGCTTTCTATGCAAGATGGTGATATATTTAAATCACTATCACTACCACAAAATATTGAAAATCGTGGAGAGGTATGGGAGATCGCAGAGCTGGAAAATGGGAATTTACTCTTTTCTATGCCGAATTATATGATTTATGAATATGATGGTAATACATACCAAAATTACAGCGAACGACACAATCTGCCCAGTCTAATTCCTTATGAATTATATGTAGATAAGAATAATACCGTGTGGATTGGGTCTAATAAGGGGGTTTTCCATATCACTGGAAAAGGTGTAGAACAGTATACTACTGATACGGGGTTACCAAGTAATGTTGTTTATCAAGTATTTGAACACAACAGATATAAATGGATAGCTACACAAGGGGGGATAAGTCGTTTTGATGGAGAAAATTTTAAAAACTATACCAACAAAGACGGTCTTCACCACCAAGAAGTGCGTTTTATTACCTCTGATGATGACGAAAACTTATGGGTTGGAACCAGCGGTGGTGTTAGTTTCTTAACAGTGGGTGAGAACGGTACTATTAGTTCCATAGAGAATATAAAAAAATCAGATGGTCTAAAGCTAACAAAGACACAGCTGTTATGGTTTGATGAGGAGGGGCACTTATGGCAGGGCACTAATGGTGGATTACATAAAATAAATGTTGCTGAATTTCAGAGATCCGGAAATGTAGAAATAGAACACTATCGTCTCTCAGATGTCGGGATCGGCGTTGAGACTAACCACAAGGCGATTCAAAAGATCAGTCCACATAAAGTATGGGTCGGGACGATGAATGGCATTTTAGAACTGGATACACAAAAGATGCATAGCAAGAAGGGGGAGATTCCAGTTTATATAACAGATATTGAACGTAATGCGACATCAATTAAGGGTAGTGATTTTGCTGATATCTTAGAATATCAATTTGGGAGGCCGGTTTTTCAGAACTTGGAGTTTCCATATGGACAACATACCTATACGTTCAACTATCTGAGCCCAAGTTTTGGTTCTGACACAGATATAACATACAGACATAAATTAAAGGGTTTTGAGAACAAATGGTCTCAACCGTCTGAAATGACTCAGGCGACGTTTACAAGCCTGGCACCCGGTGATTACACTTTTCAAGTACAAGCAATTATTGGAAACAGCAGTCAGGTAGTTAATGAAGCATCAGTTCGGTTTGTAGTTGAAAATCCTTTTTGGCAAACCTATTGGTTTTATGCTGTAGTTTTTTTGGCTTTTGTAGGATTAGTATATACGTATATTCAGTTTAGAGTACATAAGATTGAGAAAGATCGACTTAAAGAACTTGTTGATGAGCAAACAAAAGATCTAACAGAAGCCTTAGAAGAAAAGGAAGTTCTGATCAAAGAAATTCATCACCGTGTTAAAAATAATCTTGCGGTAATATCTGGTCTGCTGGAACTTCAAGTGGGGCATACCGAGGATGAATTTAGTAGTCGTATATTATCTGAAAGCCAACGACGTGTACAGTCTATCTCAATGATTCATGAGAAATTATATCAAAGTGAACGGTTGGCAGAAATTAAGGTTGAAAAATATGTAAAAGAGCTTATCAGCTATATATCATACTCTTTTAATAATCCTGAGAAGAGTATTGAGGTTAAAACTGAAATCGATGAGTTCAAACTGGGAGTTGACCAAGGGATACCTTGTGGTTTAATATTGAATGAACTTGTTAGTAATGCTTATGAACATGCGTTCAAAAACAGCGACCAAGGTATAATTCAAATAAAAATACAAGAAGACAGCAATCGGAACATTACATTCTCTGTAAGTGATAATGGTTGTGGTGTTGACGAGAATTATAAAGAGGGACATAATCAATCATTAGGCCTAACGCTAGTAGAAACATTGTGTGAACAACTCAATGGAAATTGGAAATTAGAAAATACGGGAGATGGCACACGGTTTGTTCTTCATTTTAAGAAAGAAGAAGCTTCTTTACGTGTACCTGTGTCGTAA